In one Lolium rigidum isolate FL_2022 chromosome 3, APGP_CSIRO_Lrig_0.1, whole genome shotgun sequence genomic region, the following are encoded:
- the LOC124700173 gene encoding SKP1-like protein 1: MAAEDKKITLKSSDGEQFEVDEAVAMESQTIRHMIEDDCADNGIPLPNVNAKILSKIIEYCSKHVQAADGAAAADGAPAPPPAEDLKNWDAEFVKVDQATLFDLILAANYLNIKGLLDLTCQTVADMIKGKTPEEIRKTFNIKNDFTAEEEEEIRRENQWAFE; the protein is encoded by the coding sequence ATGGCGGCCGAGGACAAGAAGATCACGCTCAAGTCCTCGGACGGCGAGCAGTTCGAGGTGGAcgaggcggtggcgatggagtcgCAGACGATCCGCCACATGATCGAGGACGACTGCGCCGACAACGGCATCCCCCTCCCCAACGTCAACGCCAAGATCCTCTCCAAGATCATCGAGTACTGCAGCAAGCACGTCCAGGCGGCCGacggcgccgcggcggcggacgGAGCTCCCGCCCCGCCCCCCGCCGAGGACCTCAAGAACTGGGACGCCGAGTTCGTCAAGGTCGACCAGGCCACGCTCTTCGACCTCATCCTCGCTGCCAACTACCTCAACATCAAGGGCCTGCTCGACCTCACCTGCCAGACCGTCGCCGACATGATCAAGGGCAAGACACCCGAGGAGATCCGCAAGACATTCAACATCAAGAACGACTTcaccgcagaggaggaggaggagatccgcAGGGAGAACCAGTGGGCCTTCGAGTAA